A stretch of the Lytechinus variegatus isolate NC3 chromosome 5, Lvar_3.0, whole genome shotgun sequence genome encodes the following:
- the LOC121414926 gene encoding LOW QUALITY PROTEIN: 39S ribosomal protein S30, mitochondrial-like (The sequence of the model RefSeq protein was modified relative to this genomic sequence to represent the inferred CDS: inserted 1 base in 1 codon), producing the protein MAAPLRLSALKCVSNLSRFQRIFPQLVTKINYYSSENAVAKSGEPQYPPIAPPKDSKRELIRIASEPVLAAETPAEMIYALTKKYTWNYNIHPYAYHXGFVNFYKHITKTEIVDGFPKTIESWIQSEEVQNLTKSVMDIAKNVLVNDHNLTYRHKQNIVLRDRDVGTQVCKNLMNCFIPYLASSNQHLMEADVDFDVEMQSFWQRGSHRFYQFLGKPLLTVRTMQPLREFIEKDADVCQGSVPDWPYHPNTISIFKKCGNAVCFPGFKHGGGHLNAHTQLYLTDDRRSKIESNHILQDVLEGQGISTSFAWLNALALYQQHCCYNDIPHPMTCQTIVTDGKYFSFYCYQLNTLRLDDLTGEDNDLCNVCWQVRDVPLFSAVEEGQVVDFNEDVLKMMVAFLANSSFNSG; encoded by the exons AAAAATCAACTATTATTCTTCAGAAAATGCCGTAGCTAAGTCAGGTGAACCACAATATCCACCAATAGCACCTCCCAAAGACAGTAAACGAGAGTTGATTCGCATCGCATCGGAGCCCGTTCTCGCCGCCGAAACTCCGGCGGAGATGATCTACGCTCTGACGAAGAAGTACACGTGGAATTACAATATTCATCCTTACGCTTATC CGGGATTCGTCAATTTTTATAAACACATTACAAAGACCGAAATTGTAGATGGATTCCCAAAGACAATTGAATCATGGATTCAAAGCGAAGAGGTGCAAAATCTAACAAAAAGTGTGATGGACATTGCAAAGAACGTTCTTGTGAATGATCACAACTTGACATACAGGCACAAACAGAATATTGTATTAAGGGACAGAGATGTGGGAACACAAGTATGCAAGAACCTTATGAATTGTTTTATTCCTTACCTGGCTTCATCTAATCAACATCTAATGGAGGCAGATGTAGATTTCGATGTGGAAATGCAGTCCTTTTGGCAACGAGGATCACACAGATTTTATCAATTTCTTGGCAAGCCTCTACTAACTGTTCGAACAATGCAGCCACTCAGAGAG TTTATTGAGAAAGATGCCGATGTGTGCCAGGGGTCCGTACCAGACTGGCCTTATCATCCAAACAccatcagtattttcaaaaagtgTGGAAATGCAGTATGCTTCCCAG GCTTCAAGCATGGTGGTGGTCACCTGAATGCTCACACCCAGCTATATCTTACTGATGACCGGAGGAGTAAAATAGAATCAAACCATATCCTACAAGATGTCCTGGAAGGTCAAGGAATCAGCACTTCCTTTGCATGGCTCAATGCTCTTGCTCTCTACCAAC AGCACTGTTGTTACAATGACATCCCACACCCGATGACCTGCCAGACCATCGTCACTGATGGTAAGTACTTCTCCTTCTACTGCTATCAGCTTAACACTCTCAGACTGGATGACCTAACAGGGGAGGACAATGACCTTTGCAACGTCTGCTGGCAGGTACGCGATGTTCCTCTGTTCTCAGCTGTTGAAGAGGGTCAGGTGGTGGATTTTAATGAGGATGTCTTAAAGATGATGGTGGCTTTCTTAGCTAATTCAAGCTTTAACTCAGGTTGA